Sequence from the Helianthus annuus cultivar XRQ/B chromosome 13, HanXRQr2.0-SUNRISE, whole genome shotgun sequence genome:
TAGTTAAAAAAGATTTTACATCGACCATCTTTGTCTTTCTTAAAGATAATGATCAACGAGTAGACATACACTGAAGTTGTTAATCTTTATTAGGTGCTCACTATATTGTGTTCGTGTGGTTGTATCTTTAGCTTCATTGTCAATGGTTTATATATTTTACTAGCATTCTTGTGAGtaaattttttatattaatatagaAAATGGAAATTACATCGAAATAGAAGGTAAACAGACAACAAGCCGTGCACTACCcatttttgaatagcaaaaccaAATCTTTTAAGAAGTACATTCACTATatagtttgttttttttctttttttttaacttgcCAAAATGTTGAACAAGCAAAGTTTTGGTGGACATGTTGGAGTTATTAAAGTTCGCATCGAGCCTATAGACTACACCAAACACCAGGACTCCAGGTGTTTGAGCTTAGCCTACCACCATTAAAGTCCAACAACCATAGGCCCGTGTAGTTGAGTGGGCCCAAATAATAAAAACCATTTACTTTTTTTAAATTTAAGCATTTAACCTTATCTGGTGCATAAATAACTTGTACAATATGTGTTGCTAACCTTATCCATAAATAACTTGTACCCTATGTGTTTTACAAACTtgtgtattatattatattaactTTAAATTAATCTAAATGTAGCAATcaagtaaaaaaattaatatgtcTCGTGACAATTCGGTTTAGTGGTTACTCATTTGGTTTCTCTCATTGAGGTCCCAATTTCAACTCCTACTACCATCACTTTGAAGGACATTAGCGGTGACAATGAAGTTTAGAACTAGGCCTCTCTGGAGGTCGCCAGTTTGAAACAAGCCAAACCGGGTTTTATCGTAGTGGGCCTTCGAGCGGGCGAGTTTTCCCCGAAACTGGTGGCTCGGGTATGCATCCAACTCTGATCGTTATGGAGGAGAAATGCATTTGCTCAATTGAGGGCATCCCAGGATGCTTATCTGATGATTTAGTTGGTCGTTCAAAAAAACCTATGtgatattttaattttaaaaaggtTTGTTGATTGCTCACTACACGTTAACAAAAACGTTTACAATCCATTTACTTACAAAAAGGGTTGTTCAAAAAACTCACCGCTCAAAATCAACGTGTGAATAAACGATCTGACCAGCCTGACTCGTTAAAATTTCAAGTCGAGCTGGAGTTAACTTGttcatacatatatacacattaatttcaagtcgagctagtGAACCCAATCCCAATTTTttcttttcttattttttttttccaattccATATCTTATATATAACCAACTAATTTCACATGCCTCATCACTACGTCATTTTACCTAGTGAAATGACCTTGATGACATGGACGACACGTGACGAAAAAGGGCATTTCACAAGACTTACCACTACTCATGGTCTAAAGGGATGTTGTGGGGCTCTAAGGACGCTTTATATGAAATGTGGTATTGGTTAAGGTGACTAGATGTGATTGgttgtatatttaaaaaaacaaacaatttgtgCCCTTCATGCCCCCAACTCACCCCGAGTCCCCCTCCACGCCGGTTTGTTGTGGTGTTCGCGCCGTGGGCGCCATTGACGTGGCCATAGGCGTTGTGGGTTTAAGGCCCACAACACATGGTGTAAGTGTCTAAATCTAGAAAATACAAACATAAGAGAATGGTGTTTCGAGTTTGAATAACTAAAATGTAGAGAAAGTTATGTGTGTTATACTTTACGGTGTTCCAGAACAATTTTACAAGTATGGCCATAAGACATGCGAATCTTTGGTCGCGTATCTATTTTTATTGGCCTAAAACCTACATATTTTCAATCTATACACGATACGCATATAACAATACAAACACAAGCCTAAACACGATACAATGTCGCGTATCACATTGGTTCAAATACTTATATATGTGAAAAAGTTTGATACAAGTAAATGGCTCCTAATCTAACACCTATTTAATCCACCTAATACTCCATTGTGGGGATGGAACCATCATCCCTTTGGATGGAGGGGTAGAGTTAATCGTGTATCTTATGGCTAAATGAGAGATATCTTTCTGTAATGAcccaaaaacaacaaaaacaaaaacaatttgAATTTACGTCCGGTTTTAACCCaaatagttgtcaatagcgaacGGCGGTAAATAGCTATTTACCGACAAGTTACCTATATGCTATGTAGCGATACCAATGAAATAGCGCCCACTATTTGATGTTTAGTTTAGCGATAAAGTAGTAgaaaatttaagaaatattttACATGTATACTTTATCACAACTAGCTAAAATACGCTATCACTAATTATCTAAATACGCTTCTTTGTTTCAAccatgaaacaaaaaaaaaaccctaataaCAAACTATATacatagaatttttttttttttactggaaacatcgctatttgtcgctaaaCACCCTATAGTATGGGTGCAtcgctacatagcgcgctatagtGAGCGCCATTTACAACTATGGACCCAACGACAAACCAAAATTTCAAAATATATGAACTTGAAACCAAGTAATTTAGAAAACCCATAACAAACTTGGTCCAGTTCTTTTGCTATGCAAGCCTAGTCAAGTTTGCAAACCCTCTAGCCATTAGGGGCAGTGCATGCCTTAAATCGGATTTCTAGATCCACCGTCGCTAGAGCTTCAACATGAGACGTGGGCCACCCATGAGGGTCCTTACATGACTAAGAGCTTAGAACAGAGTCATTGCATTAACAAAAATACTCAAACCCATGACGACCCTAAACAATGACGGCTCCTTAATGGATCACAAAACAATAATCTTCACATCAACAAGAAAATATACAGCAGTTCAAGAATCTAAATTCCATTAAATTTGGCTAATTAATAAACAATGTTACAATACAAAGCAAAATTCAAAACCGAGTTCTTCCATGATTCATCATCCATCCTATAGGGTATACTAACAAGCGTTTCATATAACTTATTTTGCGTTCTAAAAGGAATTTAAACTATGTAACCATAACATTCgaatcaaaatttcaaaataTGTAATAGATTAAAAGTTAAAAACCACCAAGAACACTAGCTTACTTACCAATTGAACAACCCTTCAAACTCTTACGGGCTTCTGAACAACGAAAACTTTCAAGCTCTTACCGGCTTCTGAAGAACAGCAGACAAGTAAACCTCGGAATTCCCCGACCCGTTAATCTTCTCCCCAACAACCCATTTCAGTTTCTTGTACCCGAACCGTTCAATCAAACGGGTCAAGTTCTTTCTCTTCTCATCATTAGAACAGAGAAAATTATCCAACCAAAACAACCCGCCAGCCCGAATAACCCTATCGATATCAAACATCAAAAACTCCAGTTTCTCGGCCCTGCCACCGATATCCAGACCGTTCCCAACATGAATTATGTCGAACACATTGTCGTAAAACGGGAATCTATGATCTAAACTTAGGTACAACGGGAAAACACCTCGAGCAGCTATAAACTCATTAAAAGGGGCATCAATATTCAAACTAGAAGTAACTATAGTCACATTCTTTTCCGCCATTCGAGCGGCAAACGTACCCGATCCACCACCAATATCAAACCCGATCCTAACACCACCACTACCTAAACTCAACACATCATCAATCAAGAAATCATTTTTACCTCTTGATTTCACAAACCTTGTAACCTCATTCCCATTACTTAAATCGAAACAACCGGCGCAATCTCTATTCAACTTCTTACTATTCAAACAAGCAAGATTCTTGCACCCAAGCCCACTCCAACTATAAATCTTTTCACTAACATTTCTCCAAAGTGAAAGAGGAAAAGGGTGAAGACCAACCTTGGGGATAACTTTAGCAAAGCATCTTCTTCTTGGCAGAGGCTCACACCCCTTCAAGATCAACTTCTGTCCAAGACTCCAATCATCTGGGCAAGCACCATTAGGTTTATAGCTCATATAACTAGACAAAAAGTCCATAGATTTGTAACAAGAATGACCCACAGATGACACCATCTCAGTGATCCCAGTTCTTGAATCTTTACCCAATGGAAGCTGGTTTCTTTGTAGAAACAATTTCAACTCGGTTGGGATGTTGGGTGTTGAAAGATCCAGACTTTCGTATCCAAGAAGCTGTTTTTCCATCTGGGAAAGTTTCTTTTGGGAAGAATCGATCTCTCTGAGGATTAAAGAGACTTGTTCAGAGATTAAAGATATGTTCTTGTGGGTATGGTGGTGGGAAAGAAAGTGAATCTGGTGGTGATTGGGCTTTGGGGAGTAAGTGAAAGCGTATAAAGCAAATAGATTTGTGGTGATGACTGAAAATAACATGAGAATATGTACGGCAGATGAACAGACGGTGGCACTCTTGAATCTGGCGGTTCCATCACCGATCTTTAAAGAAACTGAACCCATTTgggggaagaagatgaagatgaagatggagATGGGATTTGGGAGTGAGAGTGGGGGAGCAGGTGGATGAGTAGTAAAAGTAAACACAAGTGAAGACATTTTGTTGAATTAATTAAGACAAGTAGAGAGGGGGGATCTTGTGATATGTCGGTTAATACTagatatttagttttttttttttttttttttttttttttttttttttttttgagtttgaCACTTTCAACCATGATAATTCAAGGTTTATTGTTATCTTGTGTAAGATTGAGTATAACAATATCACCTATCCCACCAAATAGATCTATTTCTACACCTATTTTTATACCAAAGAAAACCGAGGACTTTCACATCTTGAATCAGGTTACCGACCTCCAAACTAGTGCTCGAGAACCTTATATCTTTCCGCTTCCTCCACAACACCCAACACCCTACCACGATTAAACCGCAGAAGATATCTTTTGTATGAGAAACCAACCCGGAAGACTCGTGCAACTCCAGCAGATCCTTCGTTGAAAAAGCAAAAATAGGCCTGACCTTGCACCACGTCGACAACTGATTCTCAGTTATTTTTTGACTGATGTGGCCATATTATGCTGACGTGGCATGATAATGTGTaagatattatatatatatatatatatatatatttaaaacttgtttttcttttttaatttgattaa
This genomic interval carries:
- the LOC110897341 gene encoding uncharacterized protein LOC110897341, with translation MGSVSLKIGDGTARFKSATVCSSAVHILMLFSVITTNLFALYAFTYSPKPNHHQIHFLSHHHTHKNISLISEQVSLILREIDSSQKKLSQMEKQLLGYESLDLSTPNIPTELKLFLQRNQLPLGKDSRTGITEMVSSVGHSCYKSMDFLSSYMSYKPNGACPDDWSLGQKLILKGCEPLPRRRCFAKVIPKVGLHPFPLSLWRNVSEKIYSWSGLGCKNLACLNSKKLNRDCAGCFDLSNGNEVTRFVKSRGKNDFLIDDVLSLGSGGVRIGFDIGGGSGTFAARMAEKNVTIVTSSLNIDAPFNEFIAARGVFPLYLSLDHRFPFYDNVFDIIHVGNGLDIGGRAEKLEFLMFDIDRVIRAGGLFWLDNFLCSNDEKRKNLTRLIERFGYKKLKWVVGEKINGSGNSEVYLSAVLQKPVRA